The genomic stretch agaATGAATTAGTCCGTCTGATATGTGTATTATATGGATTTAAATATGTTGTTTTAAGAGATTTTCATAACCCTGGATGccacagttaaaaacaaacaccagCATGCACCGTTTTGCAATCTCTTAAACAAATAAAATCGCTTtgatttaaataacatttattttacatgaccaaacacaataaataacataatataCAAAGCTTTATAATTATTGcacatttgtaaaatatcttaCAGTGAGTTCATACAGCCAGCAATATTTAAAGCACGAAGACtttatttacagttttgttttaataaccaGATCCAATGGACCTAACATAAGAtgaatttatgttaattttaccAACCAGCGTTCTCATCAATAATATATATCTTGGAGGGAAGTGTAAACATTATTGCCTAAAGTACTTATATACATCTGATAGCTGATCATAAGAAAGGACATTAACAATCTACAAAGGTAAAGCTGATAAAAGGGTAccatattttggtttattttatttagccttaaattatatattaatattttaatgtaaacgCCGTAAGAGCTGCTATAATCAATTTTTAATGTAAGTAGTCTCATcgctttaaaggaaaaaagaacacagaaagttGAGGTTTAGATCATTGCTATTTCATTGGGAAGTTCTCTAATATTTTATGGGAATATTTTAATAGATCCCAGGGAAAATACTGTTTCcccttgaaatattttccatttgatgaaaataataatttccccTGTAAAGTGAATTCTTTCAAAAGTTTCCTGAAAGcctatttttaggaaataaattttttatatccAGTGTCTTTAACACAAATATGTCAGAACATGaatttgaaataaatcacagaaaaGAGTGCCAATGGGTATATATGGATGTGTGTGCATCtcttacatatgtatatgtttaagaGACCagatatctatatatgtatgtatatatacatatatatacacacacatacacgaatATGTAGGTAGCACCCacatttaaatacacacacatacccacttCGCTGGGTCTAAACATGCACTAGCAAGTTATTTTAGGGCTCTTCAGAAAAGCTCATTATGTGAGGAGCGAAGTGGCTCTGCAGGGAGCATATGGAAATATCTGGGCTTGATTTAATGAGGCTGTTCACATTGGTGGAATATCAACTTAGAGAAAAGTCTACCCAGGGCGTCCAAGTTACCAAAATGAAAATTGGCAATTGAGATGATAAGAACGTGGCTTTCTTCTGCGAAATCACTTCAGGTAACAGAGATAACATTAAATAACATACATTCTATGCACCAAGAACAATGTTTTATGTACCGAGTCTCTTATCCGTCTCTCCTAATGACTTCCCTTAGCGGGTTGTTAGTACTTGACAGCAGGTCTCCGTGCGGGGAACTTTTCTCCAATTCCACATTCAAAGGAGGTCCATCAGAGAGCATGATTGGCAATTTTCGTCATAATCTGCACATTATTAGCATCAAAATTGACGTGGCAGTTAACACTGGTGGGTTTTGATGTGCCTTTCTTCAAGTTCAAGGAAACCCCTCCAGTAGCTGGGGTTGGCAGAGCGGGTCTCAACAACCCAGCGGTGGCTTTACAGAGGCGAAGGCGCAATAGACATGCGTGAGAAATAAGCCAAGAACCATTTTATCCGAGGAAAAGGAAAgcgaggagggaagggggtgaggggaAGAGTTCGAACTTAGAAAAGTGTCTAAGGAAATGCTTCAGGATAATATATATCTAGAAATTCAAGTATTTCCCAGATGGAGTGGAACCCAATCGTTGGAAAACTGAGCTGAAAACGCTTCTTCAAATACTACAGCGATCTGTCAGTCTTGCAATCCCCATCCTTTcgtttccctttcctttcctggcCTGGCTGTGGCAATCTCATTAGCCATTACTTTTTGCATAAAATATGCAAGACGCCTCCATCCCAAACCGCAGATCAGAAGAGAGAAGGGCTGTGGGCCGAGAGACAGGCGGCAAGACCGCCGCCCCTTCCCATCTCGGCTTTGGGGCTTTGTCCTTTCCGGAGACGGCGGCCACAGCCCCACCATCCTTGTCCCCCGCACACAGTAAACAATTACACACCCGCAGCCGCCCGCGCTCTCCATCCGCCCTCCAGGCCTTCTTCTCAGACCTCCATTCTTCCGCTCTCCTCGGATAGGGCCCCTAACAAGCTCAGGATGAGAGAAAAACTGCTACTTCCTCTCACCCTCGtttaaggaaaagaatggatggaAGAAACAGAGAAGCAGCAGGACATCGGGGGTGGATTTCCCTCCCGCACAAAGCACTAGCGCACACCATTcccttctctttgttgtggttctCCTTGCTTCTGGCCACGTGGCTCAGCCGAGTAACCGGGCCTGACGGCTTAAGCCAGGACCCGAGACCCCAGAGGACTAGTTTGGGGGCGAGGAGATTGTCTTGGGGAGACCAAGAGCTCGGGACAGAGGCAAAAGAGCGGGGTCTGGGAGGCGGGAAACATACTTAGGAGGGGAGGTGGCTGGGTAgcaaatacaaaaatagaaataatttgaggGGAAGCACGCCGAGCTTTCGTGCCGCCTCTTCCCCCCAATTCGGGACAGGTTCCCTTAGGCCTCACGCGCTGGGGCGCCCCCTGGCGACAGCCTCAGCAGCGGGCAGAGCGTAGAGGGCACGTGGGCGCACAGGGGGCACGGGGGGCGCTCAGGGGACTCCCGGGCACACTCCGAGCGGCGGGCGCGGCCCCCTGGCGGCGGCGACGTAGTTATCTGGTGAGCGGAGCCTCGTCCCTCTGGTCCGGCGGGCTCACGGCGGTCTTGCTAAGCACAGCGGCTGAGTAGGGCAGGAAGCCGCTCTCGGGGCGTGGCGCTGCGGCGCTGCAGCCGAAGTCCGAGCCTCCGGCGGCcccagcgccgccgccgccgctgccacccccgccgcctccgccgccgccaCCCCGGGAGCCcagggcggcggcggcagcggctgCGGCCGCCGCGGCGGACTGACTGCTGTGGCAACTGAGGCACGAGCAGGGTGCGGAGCCGCCGCTTGGGGGCGCCCCGGCCGCCGCGGCCGAGGAGGCCGCGGCCGCcgcagctgctgctgccgctgcggCCGAGGCCGCGCTGTTGAGCCCCGCTGCGGCCGCGGGCGTCTGGTAGAGGCCCGGGTGGCGGAAGCTGCACAGCAGCTCCGGCCGCGAGTAGGGATGCGAGAGGGCGCGCCCCCCGgcccccggggcggggggggccgcGGCCGCcgcagctgctgctgccgctgcggCCGAGGCCGCGCTGTTGAGCCCCGCTGCGGCCGCGGGCGTCTGGTAGAGGCCCGGGTGGCGGAAGCTGCACAGCAGCTCCGGCCGCGAGTAGGGATGCGAGAGGGCGCGGAAGGTGTCCAGCGGGCGGATGGAAGTGGCGAAGGGCGATGAGGCCGCGGCCGTGACACCCACGTGCGGGTAGTAGTGCAGCGGCACGTGCGAGTGGAAGGGGTAGGGCAGGCTTCCGGTGGCGGCCGCGTGCGTCATCATGTAGGTGTAGAAGCTGGGGTCGGCCGGGTGCGGCCACGACATGGCCAGGCGCTGCCGCTTGTCCTTCATGCGCCGGTTCTGGAACCACACCTGCGGGGAGAGCCGGGCCGAAGCCCGAGTTAGGGAGCTCCCCGAGGCCTCAGCCCCCGCCCCgtgcctccccgcccctcccagaCCTCCTAATAGCCTGGCCTACGCCCCTCCGACCGGGCCCAGCCCCgactcccctctcctcttccagcTGGGACAGTGTGGGCGGCAGTGTGGAGCGCCGTAGGCACACCCTCCTAAGCGAACAGAGTCTTCTTCCCTGTGTCCAATTGCTGCGGCTCCTCGGGCTTCTGCTCCCTTGCTTTGGGCTGCGTTTTCTCGTCCCAACCCaacctttcctccccttcctgccaCCCACCAGTGCCCGGCCTCGCCAAGCACCCGTCTCTCAATACCAGGATTTGCACGGGGATTCTAGGCCTCCTTTGATGAGAAGCTGCCGCggcagcttttttaaaaagtcgcCGCGCAAGGTCTTGAGTCCTCTGAGCTGCAAGGAATTATTGTCCCGAGTGGCACGGGTCCGGTTCTGATATTGAAGGGATGGTTTTGTTGGAATCTTTTGCTTCAAATGAGTGGCGGGAGCAACATCCTCTTAAACTGGGAAAGGGACTTTTCTACCCCTCCCCACACGGTATCTAATGAAGACATCATTCGTCACAACTCTAAATTAAAGAAAGCCCGACCAAACCGAAGGGAGACTTTCACACTCCTCCCCTATCCCGTGgagtttcctcttttctttttctagagtgCCAGATCCTCCGTGAGGATCGCCCAGCCTCCCGGCTATCTCTCCTGGacttataataaaattaatcGCTTAAAGATATGTAAATAAGGACAATTTCGTTGCTCCCCCCAGGAggttgcttttttcccctttgcccaggagaaaaaatgtttagaaaacttTCTCAACCTAAtcgatttttaaaatacagtatccTTTCTCCTTGTTGTAACGATTTATGTGGAAAATAAATCTCCAAGATCAAGAGCAAATGGAAAGTTTCACCTTTGGTTCGTGCCAGAGGAACAAAGACCAGACGGCTTTGCCGCCGAGGGGAAAGTGAGGCCAAGGACATGGGCTAGGGGCACCTGGGCAGGCGCTGAGCAGAGGAGAGCGTTTGCGGCATGGGCTGCGCCATTCGGCGGCTTCCCAGGTCAGCCAGGCCGGCCAGCCCTTCGGATACGGCAGCTGAGAAATAAATATGCCAGTTCCTTTGGTGACTCTCCCCGCGGGTTTTCAGGCCCTCAGCTAAATCTAGCCACccagaaaggagaaacaaaaatcaaCCCAGACACCCTGGGGGAGGCTAGAACAGGCGCGTGCTGGAATCAATACCTTGATAGTGGTTTCGGGAAGGTTGAGCGCAGCGGCCAGCTCGCACCGGCGGGGCCGCGACACATAGTTCTCCCGGTAGAACTCCTTCTCCAGGCGCGCGATCTGTTCGCGGGTGAACGCCGTGCGGTAGCGCCGCACCTGATCCGCGCCGGAGCCGGAGCCGACCAGCGCtccgcccgcgccgccgccgccgcctccatGCAGGCTGCCCAGGCCAGAGCCCGACGCAGACGTCGTGGTGCCCGCGGCTGAGCCACTCTCCGCGAACCCTGGCAAACAAACGGTCGACAGCGCATGAGTCACTGTAGGACCAAGATCTCCGCGCTGGGGCTGCACGAGGATGGGGGAAGCCGCGAGAGGAAGGCGAGGCGCTGCCTGAATTGATGGGATCTGTCATGCTTACAAATTGCTGCCGTTAATGGAATCAATAAAGTTTGGGGAGCTCTTCATAACCAAATAATAGGAACTCAAttggggggggttgttttgttttaataaaaggaaattttcaacTCAGGAGGAAAATTGGCCAAGGGAAAATGCCTACATCTAGACTCAGTTTGAGAAGCTCTGGATTTGCCATGATCTGGAGACCGCAGGTCAGTTTTTTGTACGGCCTCTAACCTTTCGTTGACAGTCTTTGGgatttggtttaaaatattttaagattggAAAGACAGCAGTAGCTCAAACAGGAACCATTCGGGGGTGGACTCTACTTTTCAACTCTCTCCCGCTGACCCAAGAGGGTCTCCCAGAGGCGCCCAGCGAGGCTCCCTTCGACTTAGAATGCCCCCTCCACTCGGCCTTGGGGCTCAGAGGCCGCGGAGTTCGGAGCAGCTGCCCTGGGCAGCCTTCCCCCAGCGCGACTCAGTGGATGGCTAGGGGTAGGTCGGCTCGCACGGGCGTTTAGACCCGCACGCAGAAACATTTTCTCGGACTCAGGAGCGAGGGCAGGCCCCAGGCCTGCGTCTCTCTGGGAGGCTCAAGGAGCAGAGCCGGAGGGCACGGTTCCACGCCTGCGTCCCGCCCCCGCCTGAACCAGCTCTGTGCGGCTCGCTGCAGAGGGTCGGAGAGGGGCAAGGGCACAAGAACGGCCGGCAGGGCAGCGGAGGAACAGAGAGGATGGGACTGGAGAGCGCGTCGCGGGCGGCGCGATTACCTTTGCCATTGTTTTCCTTGAGCGGCGCGGCGCCGAGGCCGCCGGGCGAGCGCAGCGCCGAGCAGCCCACCTCCACGTCGCTGCTCATGTCCGCCTCGGCTGCCGCCTCTGAATAATGACCCGGCTTTTTTCGGCCCTCCGCGGCAGACGCGATTTCGGAGGAGACGGTGCTTTCGCTGCCCGGGTGCTGCAGGTTGAACAAAGTATCTATTTCGAATTTGCCCTTGGCAGGGAGGTCTCCCAGAGCGCTGTGCAGGGGGGCGGACGGCAGGCGCGGGCTGAGGCGAGCCGGGTGCTGCGAATTTTCCAGGGCCTCGAGCACAGCATTGCCAGCCGAGTCGGACAAATTGGAGAACCTCTTGCCGGCCGTGGGGCTGTGCAGCCCTCTCTCCATCAGAATCatctcttttcttattctttccatCATCTCAGCTTTCTAAAAAATGTCACAGTGGCCCGGCTGTCCCGTCCTAATGATGGGCTGCGCCTAGGGCTAATTCTCATTCAGCCCCAGCGAGCGCCTCTAAATATTATTATCTCTTTTGGAGGGAGGCGGAAAAATTGTGGGATGCCACAGCGAGGGAATGACTGGTCAAAATGACCCATACATCCTTCCGAGCCCGAGATGTCATTCATCAAAAAGTAGCGCTCGCTCGTCATTAAGGTACGAATGACGCCGTTCGAATAATCATTTATTGTAACAGgtttataagcaaataaatacacGCTCCTGTCAGTGGGTAATGAAGGCGGCTTCAGAGCAGACAAATAGATCCAGGTAGGAGGCGAGAAGAGACAAGAAGTGAGGAGGAAGGCTCCCGGTCCTTTGCCCGCTCAGAGCCGGTTCTGGTCGCCCGGGGGTTTGGCCTCGGGGGTGAAATTGACAGTCTGATTAATAGAGCGCGCAGCGGCACATTTCCCCCTTCATTTAGGGGCATCATTACGCTCTCAGTTTGCTGGGTTGCCCCTTAGGTCCTAATCATGCAGCGCCTTCCTCATTTTTCCTCGGACACAGATACGTGTTAAATAATAGATAATGCTTTGATTTTCCAGAGTAGATCGTCgggaagttttgtttgtttgtttgtttgtttttaacatttacaaGCGGGAGGAGGGTAAGGGGGGGGACAGGGGGAGGATGTAGGAAGAGTTGCGTAAGGAGAAGAATTTGCGCTCCTGTCTGGATTACTTATCTTTCGAATTTCAGaaccaaatatgtattttatttaacaaataggACGCCGcgttctctctctccccacttcttcGCCTCAGCCTGGCTACTCTCCTCCCacccaggagggagagagagagagagagagagagagagagagagagagaatctcatAGAGTTTTTGAAAGCACTTTAGTGCTACGTGGCTGGGGAGGTGCGTTGGGCCCGCGCCTCCAAACGGAAATCATTAGGTCCTCTCTGATTTTTTAATACTGTTTGCAGAGTGAGTTCTGAACTTGAAGTCCCaggttttttacttttataatcctGCTGATGGATAGGCTTCTCGCCTACGCATTTTCCCTGGGGGAAATGAACTCGGCTGGACGATTTCATAGCAGAATTCAACAGCTAACTTTAAACACAGTCGCAATTTACAGCGCCATATGGGCCGCCCCAAATCCACTTTTACGTTGCCagctttccccctccctcctcaaaTCGAATTATTTGTGGCAAAGTTGCCGGGTTTCGAGGTCAAGGATGGGAAAGAAGAGACTTAGTTTCCTTCCCCTACCAAGCCCCTGCCCTCTCTTCCCCACtctgcttctccttccttctctccttcctcctctcccccaccccagcctcttaCCTGTGGCCCCGGATATTCCCTGCGCTGAGTCTGGGCGCGAAAAATCGCGCACTAGCCTTGCTGCTGCTCCTCCCGACCTGAGCTTGGCAGCTGAGCCTCTTGGCGATAACTTTGATGGTCATAATGACGCTGGTGGCAACCATTTTAACGAAGATCAATCTTCACTCAAGGCCGTTGCACGTCTCCTCCCTCGCTTGCGCCCCACGATGCTCGGACCCCCAACGAGCTGTGAGGGTCCACCCACCAGCTGCCCAAGGGGAGAGATCCACGGCCAACGGCAGGAACAAGGGCGAATAGAGACGGGACCCGGAGGTCGGCCTGCGAGCTTCCGAAGCTGCCGAGGGACCCCGGCAATCTGGGCACTGGTCTCGGGTCCTGCACCGCCAACCCAGACCCCAACCCAGGGCCcccccctttcctccctgccGCCACACCCAGCACATCGGGGGGTGTGTTAGGGGCAAACCCGAGATCTATTTGCCCATCTCTCTGTTGGCGCTTTCCTTTTAACTTTGGACCCGTTGGGAGCGCGTCAGGAATGTAAGGGGAGACGAGGTGTgaagtatatttatatacatttatacacagAGTCAATGCCAAAAGTTTTTCTCCTGTTCCCCTTGGCACCCACTTATTTCAACAACGCGAGTTCTACTTCGAAAATCAATTCCGTCTCTTTAAGGTAATAAAACGGAATTCTCCCCCAAGGTGAGAAATGGAAAGCTGGATAGGCACTTGGTGACTGGAGAGGTGAGAGGTGGGACGCATAATGGGCGTCGGGAGCTCAGAGAAGGACATCACCCGGGCCCACCTCCGCCCCTGCCCCAGAGGCCATCCGAGCACTGTGAGCCCTTCTCGCGCCGGCTTTCCGGCCATTAACGTGGTCAGAGCTCAGCCTTGCGGATGAtcccacctctccttccctctccttccacaGTCCGAGTGCCCAGTTCCACCATCCCTGGCAGGCCGCGCCCAGCGGAGGGGGGTTGCTGTCCCAGGAACTTGGGAAGGGTACCCCCTAGTCCCACTTAGCTTTGGGGACTGAATGGGACACTTCGGTCCAGGCTCCGGtccgtggggggggggggggggcaaggCCCTGGCAGGGGGTGGGATCGGGCGGAGGCGCGACTTAAGCGGAAGTCGCGGATGCCTTTATTGCTGTCGTTTGGCGCCCCCGTCTGTTTTCCTCGCGGTTTCGGCGGCTGTGAGCTGCTTTCAATCGCAGGAGCCGCCGCTGGGGGCAGGGTGCTGACGGcagccccttcctccttcaccCCGCGGGTGGGTGGGTCtccagcttccttccttcctcgggGACCCCTCGGCCCTCGTGCCAAAACCTGTGGCAAACCGGACTTCAGTCTGCTGAAAAGGGAAAACACCATTTCTCGGCGACACCTTCATTCATTTCTggtttccaaaactattttgcaCCTTTTAAATAACACTAATATTGCGTATTCTAGCACATTTATCATGAAAAGTATGTTCGAGACCACGTCAGGAAAACTACTCACACTAAAAGACACCCATAATTTTTCACTGAACTGCGTTTAGCAGACAGTGTTTCATGGGAGACAATGAACATTCCATTACAATATTTAATGTCCCTTAATTTATGTAGATTCCACATTTACTAGTAGTAGTAATATTGGCCCACCTATATAGAGCTTTAACTCTGAAATTACAAGtgctttttacatatattagcttCTCTAATGCTCAGAGCAACTCTAGAAATCATTCTATTATTATCCCTTTTTCAGAGATAAGGAAGCTTCCACACAGAGATTAGAGAACTTGCTTGTGATTTAAGTTATCTCTGATAATATCCAAACTATACGGTATTTTAAAGCTTtggccagcatttattgttggttattttatttttcatatgtctTCTTTAAATACTCAAAAACATTGAGTCTGCATAGAGGTAGTGAGAAGACTGACACAGTTCTGTTGGGGTTCATTATTGAAATGCCCAAACCTTGCACCTCTCCCGAAATGTCCAGGCTGAAACTGGGAACCACCTGTCAAAAGTCCCTGGTTTTCAGACGCAGCCTCCAGGCCACCAAAACCTCCTACTCACTACCAAGGCACAAGactcactcaaaaaaaaaaaaaaaaatcaacccatgCCCGCGTGGTTTGGCAGGAATTTTTAAGATGCGTTGGGGGTGAGGGTTCGGAAAGGGCTTTCTCCAGAAGGGCTGAAAAGCACTTCTTACTCCAAAGGAGGAATTACATGAAAGAGGCCTAAATTTGTTTTTAGGCCTCCAgactaaatatttcttgagcagcGGCGGGTCCTCCGAGGTGAAGTGGTAAACACTTTGGGCCTTCGACTAAAGGTTGTAAAAATTTGTGCAGGCTGCCCGAGCGGACGAGCGCCGGTAGAGCCGGAGCTGTCGCTGAGCCCCGCAACCGCCGGGGCCTGGCTCCTACCTTCGGCGAGGAAGGCTCCGGGCCAACGGGGCCCGAGGCCCGCAGCCGGACGCAAGCTCGCTCGAGGACTGGGGCCGCCGAGTGCGGCTGGACAGCAGGACCGCTAGAACCCAGGCTGCGAACACCGGGTACGTTTTCTTTAGGCTGAGTGCGGTCCCCACGGCTCGGAGGTTTCGGTTTATAAGGGAAGATGCGGGTCCGGCAGAGCGGACTCTGTACTGGCAACTTTTTGCTGTCATCCCTCGGCAGGCCGGCCTCGCGCCGTCTCCTCCGGGTCTCTCTGGCTGCTtctatttctcctcctcctttcccctacAATCGCGCGCCCACCAGGACAGCCTTGGGTGGGGGCTTGGGAAGGTACTTTGTCCCTGGACTCCGGGGCTACCCCGACTCGCTGCCTGCCTGAAGCTCGTACGCCCTCGACGCGACAGGAAAACTTGCAGGGACATCTAGCGCCGAGCCTGGGGAACTGCGCCCCGCCCAGCCGGTAAGCTAAGCCTGACCACTTACTCCTCCGCCTCCTTCCCTTGGCCTCCTCCGCCcaccgcgccccgccccgccgcacCCCTTCGTGGTTAGGCATTTCCCTAACCTTCATCCCTTCCTGCTGCTGGTGACCATAGCTGGATTTCCCACCGAGACTGTGGGGCTCTGCGGAATgtggatgggagagagagagagagagagagagagagagacatttattttctttcatctcaaAGGGCCGACACAGTGAGCACTTACTGGACTTCGGTTAACAATGATACTGCTAGAGAAATATTCCGAGGATAACCCCACACCTTGAGTTGTCGGACAAAACAGCGGAAGATGGTTTTCGGTCCCATCTTTTGTTTTGCGAAAAAAGCAGCAAGTTACCCGGGTCCTCGGGCTCTGCACCCACCCTCCGGCTCCCCCTTCGCAGTGAGATTAGTGCTTCTTTGAGAGGGAAGACTCTCGCTGTGTTTAATTCCCGCCAGGACTGTAGGAGTTCTCTCCATCCCAAACAAGGGCTCACCGCCCTGCGGGAGGTAAACCTGGTTTCACCAAATAATGCTTCGGTTTGAAGAGGTTTTTGGTTGTTgcaaaccatttacatttaataaaaccTAATTGTGTTGTTAAATCCAAATGGAATACACCTCAGACACAGAAAGTGCCTAAACTCAGGATACCACTGTCTGGCTCTTGCTAGAGACCCCTTCCTTCACCCCgggtttgctgtttttttaaatccttttgatATCTCCAGCCTGAGTGAAATTGGGTATTGCCTGCAGAGGGAAAATTAGCGCCAAAGTTGGCAGAGCACAGACTTGGTTAAGAGCACTGTCCAGCCAGTTCTGCTGGACTTTACTTTGGAATTAAGACTTTATTTCTACACTAAAGTTTTGGCTTCTTACAAGTTAATTAGGGTGGTGTCCTGCACTTTCTGCTGTGGCCATCAAGGAAAACACTTTCAAAGGAGTCTCCAGGACCCCATTCTGTTAGGACGCGGCTATTGTTGTCCTGGCCCTAATGGCCACCGATTAGGTGGTTAATTGAGCTCATTTCTGTCTTGGCAAGCAGAGGAACTTATGTTCTTCAATAAATCTAAATCGCAGCCTGCATCTACCCCTTCCCCAACCCAGGACAGGGACATGATTTGAAAGATCAGCTacaaggagggaaagagaggatgTGACTTTCAGAATATCATCAGTTTCCAAAAAGGGTGCTTGGGCAggcaaaggagggaaaggagcaaGTGAtgggagggcagagcagaggtGACCTGATTCTCTCTGGTAGAGTAGGACTTTGGGCAATGAAGGGCCACCTTGAGTTTCTCACCAAAATCAGG from Physeter macrocephalus isolate SW-GA chromosome 2, ASM283717v5, whole genome shotgun sequence encodes the following:
- the EVX2 gene encoding homeobox even-skipped homolog protein 2 codes for the protein MMERIRKEMILMERGLHSPTAGKRFSNLSDSAGNAVLEALENSQHPARLSPRLPSAPLHSALGDLPAKGKFEIDTLFNLQHPGSESTVSSEIASAAEGRKKPGHYSEAAAEADMSSDVEVGCSALRSPGGLGAAPLKENNGKGFAESGSAAGTTTSASGSGLGSLHGGGGGGAGGALVGSGSGADQVRRYRTAFTREQIARLEKEFYRENYVSRPRRCELAAALNLPETTIKVWFQNRRMKDKRQRLAMSWPHPADPSFYTYMMTHAAATGSLPYPFHSHVPLHYYPHVGVTAAASSPFATSIRPLDTFRALSHPYSRPELLCSFRHPGLYQTPTPAAAAGLNSAASAAAAAAAAAAAASSAAAAGAPPSGGSAPCSCLSCHSSQSAAAAAAAAAAALGSRGGGGGGGGGGSGGGGAGAAGGSDFGCSAAAPRPESGFLPYSAAVLSKTAVSPPDQRDEAPLTR